The Thermodesulfobacteriota bacterium genome contains the following window.
CTGGAACCTCCAGTTACAAGTGCAACCTTGCCTTTCAAATCAGTTAATTCCTCAATCATGCTGTCGCCTCCTCGAGATTGTAAGAGTTACGGTAAAAAGGATATAGATTTTTAACTCTTAAATAAATATTTGTCAAATATTATAGAATTAATCATCGAATGGGGCATTTTGAGGTCCTATTAATTTTTATTTCAATCATCCCCTAAACTGGAGCGAATCATAGTATAAAATGAAAGTTTCAGGGCCTATTACCGGTGAAGCTAACCTTAGGGAACGCATATCAGCGTCCCCTGTAATTTATAGAAAAATTTGTTATATTCCAGTATGATGGAAATGCGGTTTTACGCCAAAAATTAATCATGAGGGAAGATAACATGAATAATTTTGTTAAGTCTCACGGGCTTGGTAATGACTACGTTGTATTGGATCAGGCCAAAATATCCTTCCAACTCAATCCCGAAACAATAAGGCTCATCTGCCACAGAAATTATGGAATAGGATCCGATGGAATCCTCCTCGTCGTTAAATCTACCAATGCAGACTTTGGACTAAGAATTTTTAACCCGGATGGTACACCCGCAGAAAAGAGCGGTAATGGTCTCAGAATCTTCGCGAAATTCCTTTATGAACATGGCTACACTGACAAACACAACTTAAGTATTGATACTCCAGGAGGTATTGCAGCCGCAGAATTGGGGATAAATAATGAAAATATCGAATCTGTAACGGTGGAGATGGGTAAAGCAACATTCCAAAGTAAACTAGTACCAGTCGACGGTGAAGATAGAGAAGTAGTTGATGAAGTGATGAGAATTAATGGTGAGATACTGAAGATTACTGCAGTCTCAGTCGGGAATCCCCATTGTGTTGTTTTTATGGATGAGCTCGATGAAGGTTATGTGAGGAAACTCGGTCCTGTCATTGAAAATCACCAAATGTTTCCGAACCGAACTAATGTTCAGTTTGCACGGGTGATATCTAGACACAAAGTAGAAATACTCATCTGGGAGCGCGGTGCAGGTTATACACTGGCATCGGGAAGCAGCTCTTGTGCGGTAGCTGCAGCCTCATTTAAAAACGGTTTCACAGACAGATCGGTGACTGTTTTAATGCCTGGTGGAGAACTCCAGATCGAAGTGAGAGAAGATTGGTCAATCAGGATGAGGGGTCCGGTTGAAGAGATTTGCAGCGGAACAATCAGTGAGGATCTAATCCTAAAAATATCCAAATTCCCTAAATAGGTCTACCTAAAACAGCTAATTAAAGAATGTCAAAGATCCTTCTAGCAGCAAAGATGATATTACCAATTTCATCCCCTCCGATGAAAGAAGGCGCATTATTAATAGCAGAGGGAAAGATTAAAGAAATTGGAGAAGGGAAAAAGCTAAGAAAAAGATACTCTCGAATAAATAATATAGAACTCGGGAACGGAATTTTACTCCCCGGATTCGTAAATGCACACACCCATCTTGAACTTGGATGGATAAAGAGAAAGATAGGAAATTTCAATGGATTTATTGAATGGCTTGAGCAAATAATAAAGGCAAAACAGATAGATACAAAAAGAGAAGAGATTGAAAAATCGATTAGAAAGGGCATCAAATCACTAATAGTAAATGGTGTAACTACGGTAGGCGAAGTTTCTTCTTATGGAGGCATTGACAAACCCCTACTCAAAAAATCCGGACTCAGAACAGTCTTATTCATAGAGCTATTTGACAGACACGCAGACTTTTGGAAAAACCTGACATTTGAGAAAGAAGAGCTTTTTGAAGAAAGACCCTTTCCACACGCTCCTTACTCTTGCTCAGCGGATTTTCTTAAGAAGCTCGTAAGATTTCAAAGAAAGACGCGAATACCTTCGGGTATCCACCTTGCCGAAAGTCCAGATGAGGTAAAATTTTTAAGAGGCTATAAGAACGGTTTCGAAAAGAGGATATTTCCATTAATAGAAAAAGAAAACTTTCACAGGATTAAAGCGGATTCGCCTTTTAAGTATCTAAAGAAATTAAAATTTTTTTATAAAAGCAAAGTTACTGCAGTGCACATGGTGCAGGTTCATCCTGCGGAAATTGAAGAAATAAAAAAAGACGATATTGGTGTGGTGTTATGT
Protein-coding sequences here:
- the dapF gene encoding diaminopimelate epimerase, with amino-acid sequence MNNFVKSHGLGNDYVVLDQAKISFQLNPETIRLICHRNYGIGSDGILLVVKSTNADFGLRIFNPDGTPAEKSGNGLRIFAKFLYEHGYTDKHNLSIDTPGGIAAAELGINNENIESVTVEMGKATFQSKLVPVDGEDREVVDEVMRINGEILKITAVSVGNPHCVVFMDELDEGYVRKLGPVIENHQMFPNRTNVQFARVISRHKVEILIWERGAGYTLASGSSSCAVAAASFKNGFTDRSVTVLMPGGELQIEVREDWSIRMRGPVEEICSGTISEDLILKISKFPK
- a CDS encoding amidohydrolase family protein, with amino-acid sequence MSKILLAAKMILPISSPPMKEGALLIAEGKIKEIGEGKKLRKRYSRINNIELGNGILLPGFVNAHTHLELGWIKRKIGNFNGFIEWLEQIIKAKQIDTKREEIEKSIRKGIKSLIVNGVTTVGEVSSYGGIDKPLLKKSGLRTVLFIELFDRHADFWKNLTFEKEELFEERPFPHAPYSCSADFLKKLVRFQRKTRIPSGIHLAESPDEVKFLRGYKNGFEKRIFPLIEKENFHRIKADSPFKYLKKLKFFYKSKVTAVHMVQVHPAEIEEIKKDDIGVVLCPRSNYFLKVGAPPFKHYSGLDRIGIGTDGLSSNFNFEFFEELRFFYLTSNKILGMDASFFTVYAATLGGAKSIFLEDKIGSIEKGKDADLIFLGPANAYTDPYLSVISSTNKDLQLSMVRGKVIYSKKKAWKNI